In Peromyscus eremicus chromosome X, PerEre_H2_v1, whole genome shotgun sequence, the sequence GAAATTATTCAAGGATAAAATTATCCTTAGAGTTCTGAGGACAAAAGTGCTAACAAGAAACTACAAAAATCTGGTAACTTTAAGTGATGAGTTAAGTGAAAAAAGAGTTATATGGCTTTGAGTATTAGAAATACAATGAGCCTAAGCCTAATGTTCTATTATCATAAGAAAGCCTTCAGTATTTGTTAGtaataaaacataattaaatttAATAGAATAACTTTTCCTTCAGCTAAGTTTCCATCTGTCCCCTCGAGAAGAACACAGCTAGTAAGGATAAGAACTtatctcccttctctcttttctctaacTCTCCCTAGTAACAATGATGACAATGTTTTCCATGCATAACTCATATGCTAGCCTAACTCAATTGTTAGACTAATAAGCTCACAGAAGTTCTTGAGAGACCATACCAAATTAATGCAAACCAGAAACTGAAAGATCCACTGTgagaatttatttaatatttgttaGGGCAGCTTCCTCAAATCCCTGGAGTAAGAACACAGTTATATGTTACTGACTTATCATTTACAAATCCATCTAATTATGTGAGACTATACACTTGCATTGCATTGATAGAATaccaaaaatattattaaaaagcaAAGTTAATGAAGTCAAATTTGTGTTCTATTAAACATATTTCCCATGGATTTTGGAAACCCAAAtgtagtattttcatttcatccGTTGAttctaattatttaaaaagtttacaATTTAAGAATGATTAGTCTTAACATAGCTGATCTTTTGAATCTGATGTAAGATTTCACCAAAAGTTGTGGGTTTTAACATTGGCCTGGATCTCTTCTCCTAGGATGTGGACTCAATTTACAGATGTATAGCTGATACAAAGACTAACACATTCTTGAAATTaacttcttttctctttaatgttGAACACAGGTATGAACCCTGATTTAGGCATTGGGCTAAGTGGTTTACAGATAGATCTACTCTCTTACAGAAACATAGTCTATGATGACAGTATTATACGGAAAATCTTAGATTCCTGGGAAGAAATTAGTTTAATGCCAACAAAAAGATTTCTGTAAGTCACTCAGAAGGTAGTACAGTCAGAATCTGAATTAAAACAATGTTAACCCAAAGTTCGTCTTGTTATAGCTTCAGCTTTATCCCTGTTTATTATCATATTCCTGGGAGATCAAATAGGAACTCAGACTACTCACCAAAGATTCTAGTTTGTATTGGAAGTTTACAATCCTCAGAGATTCAACAATTCATGAGTTCCTTATCCCTAAAGCTCCTTTTGttgtaaaagaagaaagaggaaaggaagacctTGGTATCAGGGTGATCTTCCAAAAACCTTGTCAAAGTGAATACAGttttttcagaatttcttttgTCTGTAAGTGATGAAAATTCATCTGAAACTCACTTAAGCAAACAAGGATGCCTTAGTGTTTTATGTAACTTAGCAAGTACAGGAAATGTTGAATTTGGGTACTCAAATGATATGATGGGGCCGCCCATATCTGACAATTCTTGGCTGTGCTTTCCCAAGGGTTCATTCTAGATCTAAAAATAAAGTCATGAAGAGGAGGATCTTGTGTCTGATTCACAGTCTACAAGGTTGTAACTACATAAAAACATCATAATATATCGGAGTGAAaatcaagggaaagagagaataACAATTGAAGGAAACAATCTCCATCAAGAcattgcttatgcttatgctaaAGAGTAACATTAGATGTCCAGTCAGGCTCCAAGTTCTAACTTTATTATATAGTATCTGTATGAaaatacagacagacatatacatcacatatatttgaaataattatCTCCAAATGAAGAGCGAGAGTGGAAATATCTCCACATATAAGTTTGGTATCAAAGTTTTAGTTAGTAAGTACTGCAGAACCCAGGATACTACTCTAGGTAGACTTAGTTCCCTTAAATATAAGGTTTTTTTAATGTACATACACTTGCCTAGAAACAACATTTTCATACTTTGTGTCATAAAAACTTTAATAATGTACCTGTTTATCATTATTAAAAAGGTATTACAGTGTTTGGTAGAGATACAAAttacttttctatatttttagataCAAATATTGTATTCaagaataattataataaatcatATGCCCTTTAATGAATATTTATCTTTAAGTATACAatcctctttctccatttttcaCTGCCACCCCATGACAGAGAATGTGCTTTGAAGGATCTTCTGTGTTCCTGGAGTAAACCTAGGGTGTACAGAAAGGAGACTTCTGTGTATAGATAGGGTATACATAGTGGATTGTCCCTCAAGCCCCCAGGACTCAGCAGCTCTGAGCATGAGCAACCCAGCAGATTGCAAAGCTGGTTCTGCCATGCTTGATTCTTGTAAATACAGGGTAACAAGAATCACTTGCACCTTAACCCAGCAAACTTGAGCAAGAGCGGAGCTACATTTTTGTCAGTGTAATGTCATCAGATAATTACTaaaatgggaaaaggaaaggTTTAGGTTACGCAAATACAAAAGTTCTGGATGACTAAATTACatgcatataataaatattaaggAAGACATTTCTTGTAATACAGGAACTTATATTCCAAGATATGCTATTTCCTTGGTTAAAGAAAATCATATTATGGTAGACAGCGTGAAATACTAGAGCTGACATTGTAACAAACATCCTTTACCTAACTTTTATAGAGATCTCTTCAAAACCTCTACTAAGCAAAGCTTCCTCTTGCTATACAAAGCAgtgctctgcctttgagaaacaAAATGAGTCAGGTTCAAAAGCAGGAAAATTCCAAGACAAGGGAGACAAATAATTGAAATGCTGTTAGCAGACTAAATTTAACCAATAAACTcttgtcttttctgtttctgaattgtACCTTTTAGATAAGAACATACaagaatatttgtgtgtgtgtatatatatatatatgtatatacatacacacacacatatatatatatatatatatatatatatatattctgagtAAGAATGAATAACAAATATTCTGCCTCTGGATTTTAATAGATTAAAGAAATGTTGATGAGTTGTGGCAAAGATTATATCCAGTCCTGTATGTTTTCAACCCAAGTACTTTATACCTTGAAATTGTCCTTGCCCTATTTGCTTTACTCTGCATATCCAAGATAAAGATAATTGTCTTCCAAGCTCTATACTCGATCATACCCTTCAGTAGCATTCAAACTACAAGGAAGTCTTTGCCATGGCATCTAACATCATTAGAGTACTTTAACCTATACTCAGTTATCTAAAGATGTCCTCCCCATAGCTGAATGACCCACCACTGCTTTAAAAATTGTCCCATGGAAAATCTAAGCTTGCAGTTACATAGTTGAAATTGAAATGCTGTGAAGGTCTTTCGTTCTTAAACTCGCTATTGGGATAATATCCATTCATTCTAATTCCATTATATTGTAACTGGATTTGAATTGACTTTGAATGCCCTTTGACTAAACATAtccaaggagaagagaagaaaatttcCTAAAATGTTCAAATGTCACCAGCTTAGATTTTGTTTGCAAGAGTCCAAGAAAAAGTGAGTGACCAAGTGACAGCCACAAAAGCAAACATATCACATTTGCAGATAAAAGTACTCCTTGAAAATGATGATAGTCTCTTCTGAACACAAAGAATGTTGTTACTCACTTAGAAAAGCAAAACCCAACTCAGGAAGAGATGTAAGAAGGCACTAAAACCAATTACTTATTACTTAATAGTTAAGCACTTTAATTTTTCAGCACATTGTTGGGAGCAAAGGTTCCCTTGTGCTGCTGGTAACTCTCTACTCCTTAGGTTGTTTTCAGATGGGTTGTGTGAATTTGAACAGGGTATGAAGGTCCTGCAGAAGCAGGGCTAGAAGGCACAGGTTGGCTCTATTCTTTGATCGTGGTGTCTAGGATACTCTTGACATTCTTTACTTGAgtccccccagccccaccccccccacactaATAGAAAGAGGTTGTATGGGCACATCTATCTACACTGCCCTTGTAAGGTGCTAACTGCATAGCCCAGAGAGCTTgcactctcttctctgtttccagtGGTGTCACTGGAGAGCAAAAAAAGTCCTAGATATATTTATCTGAGTCTGGTTAAGTAATATTTGCTCTTTCTTGGAAAAGTGGCCCCTCGCGGGCAATTATTTCACATGTCTTAGCGTTTTACAATTTAATGTAAAACAGTAACCTTgtgtctccttctcctcctctttcctcccgcCTATCTGGAGCCCCACTCCAACCAACCCCCAGTCTCTCCTCCCTACCAGACTAAAGTGTCACTCAcaacgggtttttttttttaacgtttcaACAGCTTCCAAAACAAACAGTGGAGGTTGTGACCGGCTGGGTATTCACTCAGTTGGATGCAACAGTATCTCTCCATCGCTTTGGCGTGAGCCGCCATTGGTGGCAGGTCTGTTCCCTAAAAGGCCAGCATTTGTCAATCTCTGGGCTTTGGCAGGTCCCAGAATCAAGGATTTGAGGACTGATGGTACGCACGTGTCCACTGAGAGGGAGGAAAACTAAAAAGGAAGGGAGACTACACCTTGTAGGATTTCGACTCAAGTTTaatcttccttctcttttattttgtctatttaaataaaaatacattcatatacaacgaggggggaattttttttttttttttttttttttttttttttttgctaaagtGCGGATCCAAAAATTGATTTTCAGATCTAAGACTTCTTTTCTGTGAGCTTTTCCTCCCTTGCCTCTCATCTgcgccctccctctccccctccctcccgaACCCAGCTCAGGTTGAAACTTTGCTGTGCACACTCACTTCTTCCCCTCCAGGGATGGCTCTGAGCACTCGAGCGCACGCCTTCTCGGTGGAGGCCTTGGTGGGGAGACCCAGCAAAAGAAAATCTCAAGACTCAAGAGAGGAgatgcagcctgggctgcaggaagAGCGGTGCATACCGAAAGAGGAGGAGGTACCTAGCAGCGCTTCTGGGGACTGCAAGCAGCCGGGTGAGTACACTCAAGCAGCCCGGTTCCCTTAAGCGCTTCACCGGCGCTGGCTGGATCGGATCTTCTTCGCCTGGTTCGTTGCGCTGTGGCAAAGATGTTCTGGCCCAGTATCGCAGGGCAGGGTGTGAATTGCGGAACAAGTTAGCCACCTGACTTGAGTACAAATTTCAGAGAGTCTGAATCGCACTTGGAAATGCTGTGGTTTGTCTGCAATGAAAAGGAAGGTCCCACTTTTAGAGAAGTGAGTCACACACCCCTTACAAAATCCGAAGAGCCAGACCTGACTCTTCCTCTCAGTAGGAAGCAGGGTGTCCCCCAAATTCCCAAGAAAATCTAGCTTTAGATTCAGCTTTTGGCAGTTTAGGGGTGAGAGAATTTTAAGGGTGCCACCTTTCGTGGGATGCAAATTGGGACCCTCTCTACATTACTAAATCACAAAGGGTTTCGTGGGGGAACTTATGCATCAGACTCTGAAGTttctgggagggaggaagaggtctAACAGTTCAAAGATAGTCTCCAGACAAAAGGGTGTGTGCAATCTGCCAAACTCTCAAACCCCGTGTCTAGCAGAAAAGCGACCCAAGGCAGAATCTTCAAAAACTGCTTTCTCCTCCTGCTCTGGCGGCGAGAGCAACAGCCAGGAAAGTCCGCAAGGAAAAAATACTATCCAAGTGGAGCTTCAGGGATCCGACCTATGGAAGAGATTCCACGACATCGGGACTGAGATGATCATTACCAAGGCCGGCAGGTTCGCCTGGGGCAGTGATTTCCCTGAGtcacacacagtaggcacttaaggaagagaagccagtttTGTAATGGGaaactcctccctctcctcactctTTGGCAGACGATTTAAAGCCACAAACTACTCAATTTGTTGCTCCGGGAAGTACCTAGCTGCATTAAATAGACTACTCATATTTTCTGATACGTCCTCACTCCAAAGACTCACTCTTCCAACTCCTGCCTGTGTACTGTAGGCAAAAATCTAGACCTGTACAGGCAGGCAAGTGTCAGACCTCTCCCTAACTTCGTACTGCTGTAGGCAGCCTCTCAGTTCAAGCCTAGCAAATAGTGGCAGACAATACTGCAGCCACTGCCCTCCAGCACAGCATCCCTGGCTCAGACCACCTGGAAGCCGGCCTTTCTGCCAGCTAACCATTGGGTGTGGGGCAGCCTCCTGATTAGTCTTCCTAACTTCAACCTTTGCAAATCTACCTCTCATGCCCTTCCTCTACTAAAAGTACAGGAAAGGAATAAAATTTTTCCCGTCCTTATCGTTTTGAATGTCACGTGGCAGGTCATGGATGCGGACTTTTCATAAAGATAGTTGGCTCCACTAGACAATCTCGAGCTTTTCAATCAACCATCTTTTTTCTTACGTAACAAATGCCACTTCCTGAACACGTCATGGAAAGGGAAGAGTACTGTATTTGTCCATAACTCATCTTCCTTCAAAACGTCTCTCATATCTGCCATGTCAGGTTCTATTTTCCATCCAAACCCCTATTTTCTTTCCCACAGGCGTATGTTTCCTTCTGTTCGGATCAAGGTGAAAGGGATGGACCCAGTGAAGCAATACTATGTAATTTTGGATGTGGAACCAGTGGATTCCAAACGTTATAGGTAACTTGGTAGATAGGGTCCAAACAGGCTAAGGACACAGATTCAGAGCATCAGTCCTGCAGCCTGACACCTAACAGCAGGATTTGAACAAAAGTATGCCCAGTGAGGAGAGAGGATTGCTCATCCTTGGACTCAGATAGTTCAATTTTCTCATTTGAATCTGGGTTCAAAGTGAAGGAAGAGCAGGTCTTTCCTACTTCCTCCTCATGGAAGTTGATGTCAAAGGGCTCCTTATTGTACCCTAAGCCTACCCGCTGTTTGTGCCTTAGATATGTAAAGTGTGGATGCTCTGGCTTCGCAGAGgcaagaaatttgaaaaaaaaaaaaaaaaaaaaaaactttagagaGACGTGCTTTAGGCTCAAAGCAGACCCTGGCTTCTGGGATTAGGCTGTAATCTGGGAAGGTTCACAAATGATGTCATGATTGCCCAAATCTAGTGGCAGGGTCCTAGGGTCAGCGCTGGACTTTTGCCCATATGTTGTCCCTCTTTTAGATGTATGCCTGAAGGAATAGTCAGACAATGCCGCGATTCTTTTATTCGTTTTTTTTCTTGAATACCTTGAGGAGGCTGGACAGACAAACTGTTGTAAAGATAAGAACCTTTTGAGCTAGCAGCACAGAAGGTATTGCCTTGCTAATGCTTTGACGGCGAGCTCTGGAAGTGAAGGGGAGGGTGCTGGGAAAGCAGCCCAAAGTCAGCTGGGTGCAATCAACCCAGAGGCGCGCCTGGTGCCTGGCCCTAGGAGAGAGCCATTCTAGTACCGTAGCTTCTTCTCAAGGCAAGAAAGTGCAGCTCACCAGCCGGTTGGAACCTCCTCGGCTGGCCTGGAAACAGAAGCAGCTGCTTGCACTGAGGCTGTTTTGGGGAATGCTGAGTAAAACGTCAGTTTGAGATCGGAAACAGTTTGGGGAAAATCAGGCCGGAGGGCGCTCGAGGCAGACGGAGTTCCTTTAGTTTTCTGGTGTGCAGTTTAGTTGGCAAAGGGGTTCAGAGCAAGAAAGGGCTTTCACTAAAACTATTAAGCGTGGGCTTAACAGACATAGTGCTTAGCCTTCTGCTTTCTTCCTCGTGCTTCTTGCTTGCTTgtcatttgtgggttttttttaggCATCCCTGCAGTGGGAAAAGGAATCAGACTGATTCCTGCTCCGGTTTCTGTGAGGAAATACCAGACACAGATATCCCATGCTGGTTTTACTCACCCGGACACTTCCTTGCATTTTCGTGGCATATGCTTACTTACTGTTTGTTTGTTATCCTTGAATGCTCTTTGAAAATGAAGTTGGAGCTTCTGTTTATTTACTGGCCTTTGGAATAAGCGTTTTAATCTTTGGTGAGGCTCTTAGGTGGAGAACTCCGAAGCCTCTCATCCCTCTGCTTTGTGCTGGCTGAGCCTAAAACCACACCTTGCTCCTTTTTATTCTCTCAGGTATGTGTATCACAGCTCACAGTGGATGGTTGCTGGGAATACTGACCATTCGTGCATCACTCCCCGATTCTACGTCCATCCCGACTCCCCTTGCTCAGGAGAAATCTGGATGCGTCAAATCATCTCCTTTGATCGAGTGAAACTCACCAATAATGAGATGGATGACAAGGGCCATGTAAGTGAGCACAATCTTTCTCCTGGAGGAAGTAGGTGCCAAGGCCAGAGGTAGTCCTCAAGAGGGCATTCTTCTTTGTAAGTGTTGAATGTTTTGCAAACCAAGCTCTTGGATTTGTAAATCAGAGACCACAAAGGGCTCCTCCAAGCTCTGTGATCTAAGAGTGctggactgggggggggggaatgactGCAGGGAACTTGAGGGCCCAAAGACCCCAAAGAAGAGACAGGTTTAAGCTAGAGAGGGTGTCCCATCGTGGAGAGTGGGAGGGCACACATCGCAGGACTGTCAGGCATCTTGCCTTCCCTGGCAACACCGTGGgcttttgcctttcctggagtCCACCCATTTGTTACAGCGGTGCCTTTGATACAGCGTGGTGGGAGGACGCAAGGCAGCAAATGAGAATCCAGGCTGTCAATTTCCACAACGTGCTGTCATGGGAGTCAGTTCCTCCTTATTTTCAGGTTTCCTGGATCTTGAGCCTTCTCCCTAGGTACACTCCTGCCTGTGCCCTGCCAACCTAGTCTTGTGCCAGCcacaaaaggagagaaggaaactaCCAGGATTAGGAGGTGGGGAATATCAGGTTTCTAGCCACATTTGGTACCATCAGTTACTGCCCGGAGAATTTACATCAGGTGATCAGGTACTCATGACACATCCACATCACATGGTCAACCACATTTGGAAGCAGGAAAGGCCCCAATCTGGCTATGAAATTTGCTACATGGTGTCAGTGTCGCTATGGTGCCTTCCTCTGGAAAGCCTTCAGCCAGGAGGGGTTCTGTTGGGGACCAAGCCCGCAACAAAGTTCTAATTTGTGGTTATCTGAGCCTTCCTGCATACTGttatctagtgttttttttttgggggggggttgtcttCACTGGGGGTTATCATCAACAGGGTGTGGTGTTGGGGAGAAGTTGGTATTTCAGATGGTATATAATCATTTTTCCCTTAGATCATTCTGCAGTCCATGCATAAGTACAAACCCCGTGTGCACGTGATGGAGCAGGACTGTAGGATTGACCTGTCCTTGATTCAGTCCCTTCCTACTGAAGGAATTCAAACATTCTCCTTTGAAGAAACTGAATTCACTACGGTGACAGCTTACCAAAACCAGCAGGTAAAGCTGTCTAGACCTCAGGAGGTGGGAGTGGCCCCAGTGGGATATGGGATAGAATCAAGCAGCATTGTATGGGTTACACTGTAAACAATGGAGGGGGAAAACTCATAGTTTTACTTCATTATCAAGTGACATTTGATAGAAAGTTATAACGGTTCTTCTGTTAAACAGGAGATCATAGCAGAAGGGACCAGTAGGCAAAGGAGACAATCATCTTAAATCTGACTTAACTGTGTGCttgaattttttccacattataaTGGCAAGACTGTTGCGGAGAACATAGTCTGGACTTTTCTCTATGTCTTTCTTTTGAATTCATAGAttacaaaactgaaaatagaCAGGAATCCTTTTGCCAAAGGATTTAGAGATCCTGGGAGAAACAGGTAAGTAAAGCAGCATTCCAATTTAATATTTGTGTAGCCCCTTAATAACTACTAGAAATAATAGGTAAGTAGAATTGCAATAATACAGAGTGTTTATGTAGCCCCTTTAATAACTACTAGAAATAATAGGTAAGTAGAATTGCAATAATACAGAGTATTTATGTAGCCCCTTTAATAACTACTAGAAATAATAGGTAAGTAGAATTGCAATCATACAGAGTATTTATGTAGCTCTTTTATGAGTACTAAGGATTACATAACTGTGGGTCAGAAGCTTACACTTTTAGGGATAGTAGGTGGtaggaaagaaactgcatgtttggATGCCATGCCTTTTTCTACTGTACCTCCTGGCCAGTGGTAAGATATTGTGCAGTATAGATTTGTGGAGCTTACCGAAATGTACTCAGATCCTAGCTATGAGTGAAAATAATAGCTCAGATGATTGCCCACAAAATATAACAGGTTTATATGAATCATTATATTCACTAAGTGTTTTCTGGAGTTgctgaaaaataaatatcttttttagGGGTGTATTGGATGGGTTTTTAGAGACCTACCCATGGAGGCCTTCCTTCACTATGGATTTTAAAACCTTTGTTGCCGACACACAAAGTAAGAAAACTTTtaactttcagttttattttta encodes:
- the Tbx22 gene encoding T-box transcription factor TBX22 isoform X1 — protein: MALSTRAHAFSVEALVGRPSKRKSQDSREEMQPGLQEERCIPKEEEVPSSASGDCKQPEKRPKAESSKTAFSSCSGGESNSQESPQGKNTIQVELQGSDLWKRFHDIGTEMIITKAGRRMFPSVRIKVKGMDPVKQYYVILDVEPVDSKRYRYVYHSSQWMVAGNTDHSCITPRFYVHPDSPCSGEIWMRQIISFDRVKLTNNEMDDKGHIILQSMHKYKPRVHVMEQDCRIDLSLIQSLPTEGIQTFSFEETEFTTVTAYQNQQITKLKIDRNPFAKGFRDPGRNRGVLDGFLETYPWRPSFTMDFKTFVADTQSGSSGSSPATSSGGAPSPLNTLLSPSCSPPTPSFHIPPGSFGMIYPETYLHNINLPFCYKICPTNFWRPQPFVLPTPERLPSFNSSQSLPPLMMEVPMGSSRGIINSNSGLHEDCNGQCLQASHSANQILYGLQNPGNNFQPNPIAQETLSCPFHPPHGCYRNNFSMPSKLENATNHFSENDNSQISNSHWYPAVNHCL
- the Tbx22 gene encoding T-box transcription factor TBX22 isoform X2; protein product: MALSTRAHAFSVEALVGRPSKRKSQDSREEMQPGLQEERCIPKEEEVPSSASGDCKQPEKRPKAESSKTAFSSCSGGESNSQESPQGKNTIQVELQGSDLWKRFHDIGTEMIITKAGRRMFPSVRIKVKGMDPVKQYYVILDVEPVDSKRYRYVYHSSQWMVAGNTDHSCITPRFYVHPDSPCSGEIWMRQIISFDRVKLTNNEMDDKGHIILQSMHKYKPRVHVMEQDCRIDLSLIQSLPTEGIQTFSFEETEFTTVTAYQNQQITKLKIDRNPFAKGFRDPGRNRWKQWFISSDL